One window of the Procambarus clarkii isolate CNS0578487 chromosome 27, FALCON_Pclarkii_2.0, whole genome shotgun sequence genome contains the following:
- the LOC123762796 gene encoding mucin-13-like: protein MSSATSKMPSGTSKMPAGTSKMLSGTSKMLSGTSKMLSGTSKMLSGTSKMPSATFKVPSGPSKMLSGTSKKSSGTSKMPSGTSKKSSGTSKLPPGTSKIPPGTSKMPPGTSKMPLGTSKMPPGTSKMPPGTSKMPAGTSKMPPGTSKMPPGTSKMPPGTSKMPPGTSKMPPGTSKMPAGTSKMPPGTSKMPPGTSKMPPGTSKMPAGTSKMPPGTSKMPPGTSKMPAGTSKMPAGTSKMPPGTSKMPPGTSKMPAGTSKMPAGTSKMPAGTSKMPLGTSKMPPGTSKMPPGTSKMPPGTSKMPPGTSKMPPGTSKIKFTLVSPNSVSTGLVS from the coding sequence ATGTCGTCTGCAACCTCCAAGATGCCGTCTGGAACCTCCAAGATGCCGGCTGGAACCTCCAAGATGCTGTCTGGAACCTCCAAGATGCTGTCTGGAACCTCCAAGATGCTGTCTGGAACCTCCAAGATGCTGTCTGGAACCTCCAAGATGCCGTCTGCAACTTTCAAGGTGCCGTCTGGACCCTCCAAGATGCTGTCTGGAACCTCCAAGAAGTCGTCTGGAACCTCCAAGATGCCGTCAGGAACCTCCAAGAAGTCGTCTGGAACCTCCAAGCTGCCGCCAGGAACCTCCAAGATACCGCCAGGAACCTCCAAGATGCCGCCAGGAACCTCCAAGATGCCTCTAGGAACCTCCAAGATGCCACCAGGAACTTCCAAGATGCCGCCAGGAACCTCCAAGATGCCGGCAGGAACCTCCAAGATGCCTCCAGGTACCTCCAAGATGCCGCCAGGAACCTCCAAGATGCCTCCAGGAACCTCCAAGATGCCACCAGGAACCTCCAAGATGCCGCCAGGAACCTCCAAGATGCCGGCAGGAACCTCCAAGATGCCTCCAGGTACCTCCAAGATGCCGCCAGGAACCTCCAAGATGCCTCCAGGAACCTCCAAGATGCCGGCAGGAACCTCCAAGATGCCTCCAGGAACCTCCAAGATGCCACCAGGAACCTCCAAGATGCCGGCAGGAACCTCCAAGATGCCGGCAGGAACCTCCAAGATGCCGCCAGGAACCTCCAAAATGCCGCCAGGAACCTCCAAGATGCCGGCAGGAACCTCCAAGATGCCGGCAGGAACCTCCAAGATGCCGGCAGGAACCTCCAAGATGCCTCTAGGAACCTCCAAGATGCCGCCAGGAACCTCCAAAATGCCGCCAGGAACCTCCAAAATGCCGCCAGGAACCTCCAAAATGCCGCCAGGAACCTCCAAGATGCCGCCAGGAACCTCCAAGATTAAGTTTACACTCGTGTCTCCTAACTCCGTGTCAACCGGCTTGGTGTCGTAA